The Sphingomonas sp. NBWT7 nucleotide sequence GCTTCGACACTGGCACCTGGCTCCCATGCGGCCGAACGCGACGCGCGGCTCGTCAACGCGCGCGAGAAGAAGATCGCTCCCGGCGAGATCGCGATCGGCGTGATCATCGGGCGGACGTCGGAATTCTTCGATTTCTTCGTCTACGCGCTCGCCTCGGTGCTGGTCTTCCCCAAGCTCATCTTCCCCTACGTCGATGCGCTGACGGGCACGCTCTACGCCTTCGCCGTCTTCGCGCTGGCCTTTATCGGCCGCCCGTTCGGCACCTTGCTATTCATGTGGATCGATCGCGTTCACGGGCGCGGGACCAAGCTGGTGCTGGCGCTGTTCCTGCTCGGCGGATCGACGATGGCGATCGCGCTGCTGCCCAGTTACGCGCAGGTCGGCACGCTGTCGGCGATCCTCCTCGGGCTGTTCCGCTTCGGCCAGGGCATGGCGCTCGGCGGCGCGTGGGACGGGCTGCCGTCGCTCCTGTCGCTCAATGCGCCGGAGGAGAAGCGCGGCTGGTACGCAATGATCCCGCAGCTCGGCGCGCCGCTCGGGCTGCTGCTGGCGGTCGCGTTGTTCGCCTATTTCCTGACGATCCTGTCACCGCAGGATTTCCTCAGCTGGGGCTGGCGTTACCCGTTCTTCGTCGTCCTCGCGATCAACGTCGTCGCGCTGTTTGCGCGGCTGCGGCTCGTCGCCACGCCCGAGTTCACCCGGCTGTTCGAGAGCCGCGAGTTGCAGCCGTCGCCCGCGTTCGCGACGCTGTTTCGCGAATGGCGCACGATCCTGCTCGGCGCGCTCGCCCCGCTCGCCAGCTTCGCGCTGTTCCACCTCGTCACCGTCTTCCCGCTGTCCTGGGTGACGCTTTTCGCGAAGGAAGATCCGGTCCGTTTCCTCGGGATCGAGGCGGCGGGCGCGGTGATCGGCATCCTGTCGATCCTTGCGTCGGGGCTGATTGCTGATCGCGTCGGGCGGCGCGCGGTGCTCGGCGTGTCGGCGGTGATGATCGCGGTCTACAGCGGCTTCGCGCCGCGGCTCCTCGATTCGGGTGGGCTGGGCGAGGCGATCTACATGCTCGGCGGCTTCGTCCTGCTCGGCCTCGCCTTCGGCCAGTCGTCGGGGGTGGTGAACAGCGCCTTCCCGGCGGAGACGCGCTACACCGGCGCCGCGATCGTCGCCAATTCGGCGTGGTTGCTCGGCGCCGGCTTCGCGCCGCTCGTCGCACTGTTCGTCGCCAGCCGCTTCGGCCTGTGGTCGGTCGGCGTCTATCTGCTGTCGGGCGCGGTGTGCACGCTGGGCGCTTTGGCGATCAACAAGGAATGGGCGCGCAAGGCGGCGTAGCGGCCGCGCTCACCCATCCTGCGTCTCGGTGTCACGCGGCTCGACTACCTGCCGCTCGCCGACGTGGCGCTGCCCGCGTGCCTCGGCGAGGCGCACCTGGCGATGCCGCTCGGCGTAGCCCTGCCGCTGCGTTTGATCGCGCGCATCGTGGCAGCGTGGGCAGCTGATCCCCTCCTCGAACAGTGGCGAGGCGCGATCCGCAGGGCTGACCGGCATGCGGCAGGCGCGGCACAGCGTGTGTGTGCCGGGCGCCAAATCGTGCCCGACCGCCACGCGCTCGTCGAAGACGAAGCATTCGCCCTCCCAGCGGCTTTCGGCGGCCGGCACCGTCTCCAAGTAGTTGAGAATGCCGCCTTCGAGGTGGAAGACGTCGTCGACCCCCTCGCGCTTGAGGAAGGCGGTGGACTTCTCGCAGCGGATGCCGCCGGTGCAGAACATCGCCACCTTGGTAACGCCGTCCGCCAGCAGCGCGTCGCGATTGGCGCGGAACCAGGCCGGAAAGTCGCGAAAGCTGCGCGTGCCGGGATCGACCGCGCCGGGAAAGGTACCGATCGCCACCTCGTAATTGTTGCGCGTGTCGATCACGATTGTGTCCGGCCGCGCGATCAGCGCGTTCCACTCAGCCGGCGGAACATAGGTGCCGGCGTGTCGCGCGGGATCGATGTCGGGTTCGCCCATCGACACGATCTCCTGCTTCAGCCGCACCTTGAGGCGATGGAACGGCATCGCATCGATAAAGGCGTCCTTCACCGGCATGTCGGCGCAGCCCGGCAAGGCGCGCAGCTGCGCCA carries:
- a CDS encoding MFS transporter, with translation MTASTLAPGSHAAERDARLVNAREKKIAPGEIAIGVIIGRTSEFFDFFVYALASVLVFPKLIFPYVDALTGTLYAFAVFALAFIGRPFGTLLFMWIDRVHGRGTKLVLALFLLGGSTMAIALLPSYAQVGTLSAILLGLFRFGQGMALGGAWDGLPSLLSLNAPEEKRGWYAMIPQLGAPLGLLLAVALFAYFLTILSPQDFLSWGWRYPFFVVLAINVVALFARLRLVATPEFTRLFESRELQPSPAFATLFREWRTILLGALAPLASFALFHLVTVFPLSWVTLFAKEDPVRFLGIEAAGAVIGILSILASGLIADRVGRRAVLGVSAVMIAVYSGFAPRLLDSGGLGEAIYMLGGFVLLGLAFGQSSGVVNSAFPAETRYTGAAIVANSAWLLGAGFAPLVALFVASRFGLWSVGVYLLSGAVCTLGALAINKEWARKAA
- a CDS encoding rhodanese-related sulfurtransferase translates to MPAPPVSGPIRVTALYQFATFDDPAAFRAPLEQTCRAAGVRGTLLLAREGVNGTIAGPPAGIDAVLAQLRALPGCADMPVKDAFIDAMPFHRLKVRLKQEIVSMGEPDIDPARHAGTYVPPAEWNALIARPDTIVIDTRNNYEVAIGTFPGAVDPGTRSFRDFPAWFRANRDALLADGVTKVAMFCTGGIRCEKSTAFLKREGVDDVFHLEGGILNYLETVPAAESRWEGECFVFDERVAVGHDLAPGTHTLCRACRMPVSPADRASPLFEEGISCPRCHDARDQTQRQGYAERHRQVRLAEARGQRHVGERQVVEPRDTETQDG